Genomic DNA from Marinobacter sp. LV10MA510-1:
ATCTTCGGCCCGGCCTGCCCGCCGCCGAGCAGTTGTTTGATATAAAGCTGCAAACACCGCTGCGGATATTCAGTCAGGACGGCAAATTAATAGCAGAATTTGGTGAAAAAAGAAGGGCACCCGTCACAATCGAGCAAGTTCCCGAGCGCCAACTGCAAGCATTTCTCGCTGCAGAGGACGCCCGTTTTTATGAGCACTTCGGCGTGGACATAAGAGGTTTAGCGCGAGCCGCACTGGAACTGGCTTCTACCGGCCAAATACAGTCCGGCGGCAGCACCATTACCATGCAGGTAGCAAAAAACTACTTTTTGTCGCGAGATCGCACGTTCATTCGTAAATTCAACGAAATTCTGTTGGCTCTGCAAATTGAGCGTGAGCTGGACAAAGACACAATCTTTGAGCTTTACCTGAACAAGATCTATCTAGGCAACCGCGCCTACGGCATTGCTGCCGCCAGCCAGGTTTATTACAACAAACCCGTGAACGAATTAACGCTGGCCCAAATGGCCATGCTGGCCGGCCTGCCAAAGGCACCGTCGGCTTTTAACCCCTTGGCAAATCCAAGCCGCGCTCTGGCACGGCGAAACTGGATATTGGGGCGCATGAAAGAGCTTGAGATGATTTCTCAGGACGACTACGAACAAGCCGTTAATGCCGAATTGACAGCCACCTATAATGCCACCGAAACCGAAGTGGACGCCGACTACGTCGCTGAAATGGCCCGCTCCGAAATGGTCAGGCGCTTTGGCGATAACGCCTACACCGATGGCTATTCGGTAACCCTGACCGTAGACAGCGTAAAACAGCAAACGGCCACTGACGCCCTGCGCCAGGGACTGGAAGCCTATGATCGGCGTCACGGATTTCGCGGTGCGGTGGGAACCATTGACACAAAATCATTGAACGCCAACGAACTCGCCGCGGCCCTGCGCCCTTACCCGAGAACCGGGCCGCTAATTCCTGCGGTGGTTCTGCAAACCGATGACAATAACGGCACAGCCAAGCTGCATGCCCGTTTCTTTGGCCCCGTAACCATGGCACTTGACACCATGACGTGGGCCCAGCGTTACCGCACAGAAAACCTGACCGGCCCGGCGCCAAAAAAACCGTCAGACGTGCTCAGCCCTGGCGATGTGGTTTATGTAAAAGCGCTGAATAACCCGGCTCCGCAGCCCACCGACGACATCCAAGTGCAAGATCTTACCGACATGGTGCGAAACGTAGCGCTGTATCAGGTGCCGCGAGTAGAAGGCGCGCTGATCGCCTTAACCGCAGAAACCGGTGCCATCGAAGCACTGAGTGGCGGCTATAGCTTCGGGCAAAGCAAATACAACCGCGCTATCCAGGCCAAGCGTCAACCCGGCTCCACGTTTAAGCCATTTCTTTACCTGAACGCTCTGGAATCCGGCTTTACCCCGGCAACGCTGATTAATGACTCGCCCATCGTTCTGGAAGAAAAAGGTCAGGAAATTGCGTGGCGCCCGCAAAATTCATCCGGCCAGTTCTACGGCCCAACACGCCTGCGCGAAGCCCTGTACCGCTCACGCAACCTGGTGTCTGTCCGTTTGCTGCGCGACCTGGGCATCCAGCCGATGCTGGATTACCTCGAACAGCTAAAAGTACCCACTGCAGACATGCCCGCCAATCTATCTCTGGCCTTGGGCAGCGGCTTGCTATCACCAATTGAACTGGCGCGGGGCATGGCCGTTATTGCCAACGGTGGCTATGACGTACAGCCTTTCCTGATCCGCCAAATTGACGACGCGCGCGGCACGGCGATTTACAAAGCACCTGAAGTGATTCTTTGCGACAGCAATTGCGGTAACGCCGTTGAAATTGAAGACATCGGCTTGCAGGACACAGACAACAGCGGTGACACAAACGACGATTTTATTGTGACCGAACTGAGCGCCGACCCTCTGGATAGCGTTGTGCAAGCGCCAGCCCGACTGATGCCAAGACTGGCCGACGAGCGTTCGGTGTACATTTTGCACTCCATGATGCGTGACGTAATCAAACTGGGCACCGGTCGCCGTGCCAGCGCTCTGAACCGGGACGATCTTGCTGGAAAAACCGGTACCACCAACGAGCAAATAGACACCTGGTTTGCCGGCTTCAACTATCAGCAAGCGGTTATTTCCTGGGTCGGCTTTGACCAGCCAGCACCCTTGGGCCGAAACGAATTCGGCGCTAGCACCGCCCTGCCCATCTGGATCGACTACATGAAAGTTGCTCTGGACCAGACGCCCTCTGCGAATATGCCGCGCCCCAATGGCATTGTGAATGTGCGCATTAATGCAGATACCGGCAGGCGCGTCCACCCCGGCGATGAGGGCGTATTCGAGCTGTTCCGTGAAGAAGACGAACCCGAGGCCATCAGCGCAGAAGAACGCGGCGGATTGGGAACGGGCGACACCGACGATATTTCGCGGCAGCTGTTCTAGGCAACGGGTCACGGTTGGCCTAAATGCAGTTATTCTAAATAGCGAATCGAGCGCCCACAAAAAAACCGGCAGAGCCATTATTAAATGGGCACCGCCGGTTTTTTATTCGCTTAACGCCTGGCCGATTAAATAATATCGTCCATGGATTTAAGCGGGTAATGCGCCGGGTACGGGTTACGAGCTACACCGCTGTCAACTGCTGCACGGGCAACAGCGGCCGGAACCATTTCCAGCAAACGCACGTCCATCGGCTTTGGAATAATGTAATTCCTGCCGAACTCGAAGCTGTCAGCGCCGTAAGCTTCACAGATGTCCTGCGGCACAGGCTCTTTGGCCAATTCGCGGATAGCGTTTACCGCAGCAATCTTCATCTCTTCGTTAATCACTGTCGCACGAACATCCAGAGCGCCACGGAAAATGAAGGGGAAGCCCAGCACGTTGTTCACCTGGTTAGGGTAATCTGAGCGGCCAGTAGCCAAGATCAGATCATCGCGCACTGCGTTAGCAATCGCCGGGTCAATTTCCGGATCCGGATTTGAACAGGCGAATACAACCGGGTTAGGTGCCATCTTCTTGAGCTGTTCACCGCTCAGCAAGTCCGGGCCAGACAAACCCACAAACACATCGGCGCCGTCGATGGCGTCGTCCAGAGTACGCTTGTCAGTGTCGTTGGCGAACATCGCCTTGTACTGGTTCAAATCGTCGCGGCCAGAGTGGATCACACCCTTGCGGTCCAGCATAAAGATATTCTCGGAACGCGCACCACAGCTGATCAACAGCTTCATGCAGGCAATGGCGGCAGCGCCGGCACCCAGGCACACAATGGTGGCTTCTTCGATTTTCTTGCCCTGCAGTTCCAGCGCGTTGAGCATGCCGGCGGCCGTTACAATGGCGGTACCGTGCTGATCGTCGTGGAATACAGGTATGCTGCACTTTTCAATCAGCGCCCGCTCGATTTCAAAACACTCGGGCGCTTTGATATCTTCGAGGTTGATGCCTCCAAAGGTATCGGCAATGCGTTCAACGGTTTCAATAAAAGCCTGAGGGCTTTCAGAATTGACTTCAATATCAAATACATCGATACCGGCAAAGCGCTTGAAAAGAAGGCCTTTACCTTCCATTACCGGCTTGCTGGCCAATGGGCCAAGATTACCCAGACCCAAAATCGCGGTGCCGTCAGTAATGACCGCCACCAGATTGCCTTTCATGGTGTATTTATAGGCATTTTCCGGATCACGGGCGATCTCGCGGACCGGCTCGGCTACCCCGGGGCTGTAAGCCAATGCCAGATCGCGGGCTGTTTTCGTAGGCTTGCTGATTTCTACACTCAGCTTGCCAGGCCGCGGCTTGGCGTGATATTCAAGGGCTGCTTCTTTCAGATCTTGAGACATTGCCACTATTCCGTTTGTCACGTTTAAGGGTGTAAAGCCGCCGTACTGAACTTTCGGTATACTGAACTTTCAGTGTACTGAACTACCGATGTACTTATAGCGGGGGCAGCATTATGGCCCGCGCCGCAGAAAACGACAAGGGCAATCCTATCACCCGGTGAAGCGTCAATACGTCTTATTGCGTATGTTCGACCACAGATGCCAGCTCCGTCATTTTCTTAGGACAAAAAAAAGCGCCCAAAGGCGCTTTTTCGCAATTCGCTGGCATTAATCTTCTTTCTTGCCAACAATACGACCACCGAAACGCTTCTGGAAACGGTCAATACGGCCGCCGGTATCCATAACTTTCTGCTTGCCGGTATAGAACGGGTGACACTGTGAACACACGTCTAACTGCAGGTCACGTCCAACGGTAGAACGGGTATGGATCACATTACCGCAAGAACAGGTAGCGGTGATGTTTTCGTACTTAGGGTGGATACCTTCTTTCATGGCGAACCTCGTCAGGTTATGCCGCCACCTGGTCACGATTACGGCTGTTCCGAAGAATGTTCCGGAGAGTGTTCCGTATGCCAGGCACCGCATATTTGAATCAATAAGAGAGACGGGGCACAATCGGCCCTGCCCAACAGAGCGCGAATATTACGTGCAAACTGCCACCCAGGCAAGCGCCACACTCCTGAATTCCAATGCCCACCGGCGCAGGCCGCCGCAAATGGCGCCTGCACAAGGATACGAACATACCGTGACACCAATAGCCATTGCAGCGCCTGCCAGGCACAACTTCCATTCAGATGCGCAAAACCCGTGACCAGGGTTGTACGCATCGCCATGAACCGCCCGCTGCGGCGGCTGTTTGACTATACCCTTGGCGCCGGCCTAAGCCTTCAGCCCGGCCAGCGGGTTCAGGTTCCCTTTGGCCGCCAGCAGATAACCGGTCTGGTAACTGCGGTTGGCGTAACCCCGCCGCCCGGGGTTACGCTAAAGCCGGTTCGAAGCGCTATGGAAGACTGGCCTGCGCTGCCAAGGGAAACACTGCGGCTGCTAAGTTGGGCCAGCGACTATTACCAGCACCCCTTGGGTGAATGCCTGTTTACGGCTTTGCCGCCAGCCCTCAGGCGCGGCCGGCCAGCATTGCGCAAAACCGAAGCCTGGTGGCAAGCCCGCAGCAGCGGTGCGGAGCTGCCACCCCAGGCCCACCGTCAAAAAGCCTTGCTAGCCTGGCTCTTGCAATATTCCCAGGGCGCGGCAACAAGCGCCATTCTAAGTGCCGGCTTTAATCGCAGCCAGTTGAAGACCCTGGAACAAAAGCAGCTGATTGAAGCCGCCGAACCTGTGCTGGCAACAGCCTCAACAGAGAGCTTTGCGGCGCCCACCTTATCACCGGCACAAACAGATACCGCCGCGCAGCTCCCAGACCCGGCTCAGGGCTTTAACGCCTGCCTTCTATACGGCATCACCGGCAGCGGCAAAACGGAAATCTACCTGCACTACCTAAAACAACATTTGGGTGAACAAGATCAGGCCCTGGTGCTGGTGCCGGAAATAAACCTGACACCGCAAACCGTGGCCCGCTTCCAGCGCTATTTTGGCCAGCGGATTGTGGTGTGGCATTCGGCACTGAACGACAGCGAACGCCTGGACACCTGGCTGAAAATACGCCACGGCGAACCGGTCATACTTATCGGCACCCGCTCGGCGGTTTTGCTGCCCTTTACCGGTTTGCGCACGCTGATTGTGGATGAAGAGCATGACAGCTCCTACAAGCAGGGCGAAGGCTTTCGTTATTCGGCGCGAGACCTTGCGGTATACCGCGCCCACCTGAACAAATGCCCGGTGATACTCGGCTCGGCCACGCCCTCGCTGGAATCCTGGTACAACGCGCAGCAGGGCAAATACACCTTGGCCACACTGGAGGAGCGGGCCGGCAACGCCAGGCCACCGCATATAAAACTGCTGGACATTCGCAGCCGGCCTTTAGAAGGCGGCCTGTCGCGCCCCGCCCTTAACGCTATCAAACAGGTTCTGGACAACGGCGAGCAGGTATTGGTGTATGTGAACCGCCGCGGCTTCGCGCCGGTCATGATGTGTTTTGACTGCGGCCACATGGTGGAGTGCCCTCGCTGCGATACCCGCCTGACTTATCACCGCCGCGATAACGCCATGCGTTGCCACCACTGCGACTTTCAGGCCGCCGCAACAACCCAGTGCCCGAAGTGCCAAAGTGATGCGTTCAAGCCTGTGGGTCAGGGCACCGAGCGTAGCGAAGACATACTAACCACCGACTTCCCTGACACCCCGGTGGTGCGGGTTGACCGCGACAGCACCCAACGTAAAGGCAGTATCCAAGCCATTCTGAAAACCGTAAACACCGGCGAGCCTTGCATCTTGGTGGGCACTCAAATGCTGGCCAAAGGCCACGATTTTGCCAATGTCACATTGGTGGTTGTGGTGAACGCCGACGGCGGCCTGTTCAGCGTAGACTTCCGCGCCCCGGAACAGCTTCTACAAACCCTGCTGCAGGTCAGCGGCCGTGCGGGTCGAGGCGACAAGCCCGGCACCGTGCTGGTGCAGACCTGCCATAGCGACCACCCACTGCTAAGAACACTTTGCACGGGCCGCTACGGGGATATGGCCGAACAGCTTTTGGCCGAGCGCGAAGGCGGCCAGCTGCCGCCCTACCGTGCCATGGCCATCTTCCGCGCCGAAGCCGACACCATGGAAAAAAGTTTGCAGATACTGGACACCATAAAACCCCTTGCCCAGGCACCGGGCCTGGAAATCTGGGGCCCACTGCCAGCGTTGATTGCCCGTCGCGCCGACCGCTACCGCGCCCAGCTGGTGTTAAACGCTGATAACCGCAAGCGCCTGAACAAAACCCTCGCCGACGTTTGCCAGCATCTGGATCAACAAAAACAACCCTCCGGCAGCCGCTGGATGATCGACGTAGACCCGCAGGAGACAGGCTAGTGTCTTCTGTCACGCTCTACCATTCCGCCTGGCTTTTGCTTACAAAACCAGTTTCCGCGATAATGGAGCGCTTCTACTCCCGTGGGCGCCCTGCCCCATTTCCACTTCCGTACAGCCGAGCTATTTTTCAGCATGAAAGAGACCGTTTCCGACCTGCTTCAATCTGCCCTGGCGGCGCTGCAATCTGAAGGCGTTTTGCCGGCAGATCAAAGCTTTGCGCCACAGATTGGCAACACAAAAGACAAATCCCACGGCGATTACGCGTGTAACATTGCGCTGGTGGCGGCCAAATCTGCGGGCTGTGCGCCGCGCAAACTGGCGGAGGCGCTGGTAGCCAACTTGCCGGCCAGTGCAGCGGTCGACAAAGTAGAGATTGCCGGGCCGGGTTTTATCAACTTTTTCATGAGTACGGCCAGCGCCTTTGGCGTTGTGAATACGGTTCTAGAACAGGCTGAAAACTTTGGCTGCAACCACAGCGGCAAGGGCGAAAAAGTCCAGGTAGAGTTTGTTTCCGCCAACCCCACCGGCCCTTTGCACGTGGGCCACGGCCGTGGTGCTGCAATCGGTGACTGCATTTGTCGGCTGCTGGATGCGAACGGCTACCAGGTTACCCGCGAGTTTTATTACAACGACGCGGGCGCCCAGATCAACAACCTGGGGCTGTCCGTTCAGGCCCGGGTAAAAGGCCTGACACCGGATCACGAAAGCTGGCCCGAAAATGGCTACCGCGGCGACTATATTACCGACGTGGCCGAGGCCTATCTAGCCGGAAAGACGATTACGGCAGACGACCGCTCAGTGACCGGCCAGGCCGAGCCGGACAACCTTGAAGCCATCACGAATTTTGCCGTGGCCTATCTGCGCCGCGAGCAAGATTCTGATCTGAAGGCCTTTGGCGTCGAATTCGACGTGTATTTTCTCGAATCGTCGCTGTACAACGACGGCAAGGTTGAAGCCACTGTAAAGCGCCTGCAGGAAAACGGCTACACCTATGAAGACGGCGGCGCCCTGTGGCTGAAAACCACCGAATTTGGCGACGATAAAGACCGGGTTATGCGCAAAACTGACGGCGGCTACACCTACTTCCTGCCGGATGTTGCCTATCATCTGGACAAGTGGCAGCGCGGTTTTAGCACGGTTATTAATGAACAGGGTGCCGACCACCATTCAACCGTTACCCGCGTTCGCGCCGGTTTGCAGGCGTTGAATGTCGGTATTCCAAAAGGCTGGCCCGATTATGTGCTGCACCAGATGGTGATGGTGATCCGCGGCGGTGAAGAGGTGAAAATCTCCAAGCGCGCGGGCAGCTATGTCACCCTTAGCGACCTGATTGAAGAAGTAGGCCGCGACGCCACCCGTTTCTTTCTGGCCGCACGGCGAGTGGATTCCCAGCTGACTTTTGACATTGATCTTGCGCGCTCGCAAACCAACGAAAACCCGGTGTATTACATCCAGTATGCTCACGCCCGTATTTGCAGCGTGTTGCGCAAACTGGCGACCGAAGGCGTGCAGCGTGGCCGTCACGAATGCGTAGGCGACCTGACTCTGCTGACGCTGGATGAAGAAAAAGAGCTGGCCAACCAGCTGGCAAAATATCCAGAGCTGGTCGCCAGCGCCGCTGCCCAGCGCGAGCCCCACACGCTGAGCCAGTACCTGCGAGAATTGGCCGGCCTGTTCCACAGCTATTACAACGCCCATAAGGTGCTGATTGAAGACACCGCCCTGCGCGATGCCCGCATCAGCTTGTACCTGGCCGTACGCCAGGTGATCGAAAATGGCCTGGGCCTGCTGGGCGTTAGCGCTCCGGAAGAGATGTAATCAAAAAAATGCCGCGAGACTACGCCCGCAAATCGTCACCTAACCAGGCCACTACGCCTCGTCAAAAGCCGGGCAAGCCGGCCCGGCCTGCCCTCACCCGAGCGCCGAAAGCGGCGGCTCCGGCCCGGGCTCAACACGGAAGCCTGTCGATGAAATCGGTATTGGCACTGGCGGCAGTGGGCGGTTTTATCGGCTTCATTGTGTACTTGAACAGCTTACCCGGCAGTGACGCACCCGCTAAAAGCGCCACACCCACGGTTCAGCCCGCACCGGCCAAAGCACCGGCGCTGGCAAAACCGGAAGCTACCAAACCCAATTTTCACTTTTACGAAATGCTACCGGAAACCGAGGTGATGCCGTCTACGGTAGACGAATACACGCCCGGACCGGGCCGCCCGCAAGTGGATTACATGCTGCAGTCCGGCTCGTTCCGCAAGGCCGAAGATGCCGAGCGCCAGCGCGCCGAAATTGCTTTCCAGGGTTTGCGCGCAGCGGTGCAAAAAATCGATCTGGAAGACGGCAATGTGTGGTATCGGGTGAATGTAGGCCCGTTTACATCCCGCAGTCACATGAACGCTGCTGTGGACAAGTTGGTGTCTATCAGCATTCAGCCGTTGGTGCGGAAAATCCCCAAAAAGGGTTAGTCTCTTTTGCTCCTGATGCGTAAATCTAACACTGAGCGCTGAACGTTCTGCCTTGAAAATCGCGGCGCTGCCTCCATAACTGCGCTAACACATTCGATCAGGCAACTGGAGCCCACATGACCACCATACTTTCCGTACGCCGCGACGACGAAGTCACCATGGGCGGTGACGGCCAGGTGTCCCTTGGCAACACCGTGATGAAGGGCAACGCCCGCAAAGTGCGCCGTTTGTACAACGGCCAGGTGCTGGCGGGCTTTGCCGGGGGTACCGCCGATGCGTTCACCCTGTTCGAGCGCTTCGAAGCGCAGCTGGAAAAACACAACGGCAACCTGACCCGCGCCGCGGTGGAGCTGGCCAAAGACTGGCGATCAGACCGGGCGTTACGAAAACTTGAGGCCCTGCTGGCGGTGGCCGATAAAACTGCCTCACTCATCATTACCGGCAACGGTGATGTTATAGAGCCAGAAATGGGCCTGATTGCCATTGGCTCCGGCGGCCCTTTCGCCCAGGCATCCGCCCGCGCGCTGCTAGAGAACACCAACATGAGTGCCCGCGAAATTACCGAAAAAGGCCTGATCATAGCGGCTGACATCTGTATTTACACCAACCAGAACCGCACCATTGAAGTGCTTTCTGCCAACGATTAAGCCGGAGCGATCATGTCTGCACTGACTCCCAGAGAAATTGTCCTCGAACTGGACAAACACATTGTTGGCCAGCAGGAAGCCAAGCGCGCGGTAGCGATTGCCCTGCGCAATCGCTGGCGCCGGATGCAGCTCAACGAAGAGCTGCGTGAAGAAATCAGCCCCAAAAACATTCTGATGATTGGCCCCACCGGTGTCGGTAAAACCGAAATTGCCCGGCGCCTGGCCAAACTGGCCGACGCACCCTTTCTGAAAGTGGAAGCCACCAAATTCACCGAAGTGGGTTATGTCGG
This window encodes:
- a CDS encoding penicillin-binding protein 1A translates to MSYLMRTSRLFIWLFLTGLSVALVLGSGFYLYLRPGLPAAEQLFDIKLQTPLRIFSQDGKLIAEFGEKRRAPVTIEQVPERQLQAFLAAEDARFYEHFGVDIRGLARAALELASTGQIQSGGSTITMQVAKNYFLSRDRTFIRKFNEILLALQIERELDKDTIFELYLNKIYLGNRAYGIAAASQVYYNKPVNELTLAQMAMLAGLPKAPSAFNPLANPSRALARRNWILGRMKELEMISQDDYEQAVNAELTATYNATETEVDADYVAEMARSEMVRRFGDNAYTDGYSVTLTVDSVKQQTATDALRQGLEAYDRRHGFRGAVGTIDTKSLNANELAAALRPYPRTGPLIPAVVLQTDDNNGTAKLHARFFGPVTMALDTMTWAQRYRTENLTGPAPKKPSDVLSPGDVVYVKALNNPAPQPTDDIQVQDLTDMVRNVALYQVPRVEGALIALTAETGAIEALSGGYSFGQSKYNRAIQAKRQPGSTFKPFLYLNALESGFTPATLINDSPIVLEEKGQEIAWRPQNSSGQFYGPTRLREALYRSRNLVSVRLLRDLGIQPMLDYLEQLKVPTADMPANLSLALGSGLLSPIELARGMAVIANGGYDVQPFLIRQIDDARGTAIYKAPEVILCDSNCGNAVEIEDIGLQDTDNSGDTNDDFIVTELSADPLDSVVQAPARLMPRLADERSVYILHSMMRDVIKLGTGRRASALNRDDLAGKTGTTNEQIDTWFAGFNYQQAVISWVGFDQPAPLGRNEFGASTALPIWIDYMKVALDQTPSANMPRPNGIVNVRINADTGRRVHPGDEGVFELFREEDEPEAISAEERGGLGTGDTDDISRQLF
- a CDS encoding malic enzyme-like NAD(P)-binding protein; its protein translation is MSQDLKEAALEYHAKPRPGKLSVEISKPTKTARDLALAYSPGVAEPVREIARDPENAYKYTMKGNLVAVITDGTAILGLGNLGPLASKPVMEGKGLLFKRFAGIDVFDIEVNSESPQAFIETVERIADTFGGINLEDIKAPECFEIERALIEKCSIPVFHDDQHGTAIVTAAGMLNALELQGKKIEEATIVCLGAGAAAIACMKLLISCGARSENIFMLDRKGVIHSGRDDLNQYKAMFANDTDKRTLDDAIDGADVFVGLSGPDLLSGEQLKKMAPNPVVFACSNPDPEIDPAIANAVRDDLILATGRSDYPNQVNNVLGFPFIFRGALDVRATVINEEMKIAAVNAIRELAKEPVPQDICEAYGADSFEFGRNYIIPKPMDVRLLEMVPAAVARAAVDSGVARNPYPAHYPLKSMDDII
- the rpmE gene encoding 50S ribosomal protein L31; the protein is MKEGIHPKYENITATCSCGNVIHTRSTVGRDLQLDVCSQCHPFYTGKQKVMDTGGRIDRFQKRFGGRIVGKKED
- a CDS encoding primosomal protein N', which produces MTRVVRIAMNRPLRRLFDYTLGAGLSLQPGQRVQVPFGRQQITGLVTAVGVTPPPGVTLKPVRSAMEDWPALPRETLRLLSWASDYYQHPLGECLFTALPPALRRGRPALRKTEAWWQARSSGAELPPQAHRQKALLAWLLQYSQGAATSAILSAGFNRSQLKTLEQKQLIEAAEPVLATASTESFAAPTLSPAQTDTAAQLPDPAQGFNACLLYGITGSGKTEIYLHYLKQHLGEQDQALVLVPEINLTPQTVARFQRYFGQRIVVWHSALNDSERLDTWLKIRHGEPVILIGTRSAVLLPFTGLRTLIVDEEHDSSYKQGEGFRYSARDLAVYRAHLNKCPVILGSATPSLESWYNAQQGKYTLATLEERAGNARPPHIKLLDIRSRPLEGGLSRPALNAIKQVLDNGEQVLVYVNRRGFAPVMMCFDCGHMVECPRCDTRLTYHRRDNAMRCHHCDFQAAATTQCPKCQSDAFKPVGQGTERSEDILTTDFPDTPVVRVDRDSTQRKGSIQAILKTVNTGEPCILVGTQMLAKGHDFANVTLVVVVNADGGLFSVDFRAPEQLLQTLLQVSGRAGRGDKPGTVLVQTCHSDHPLLRTLCTGRYGDMAEQLLAEREGGQLPPYRAMAIFRAEADTMEKSLQILDTIKPLAQAPGLEIWGPLPALIARRADRYRAQLVLNADNRKRLNKTLADVCQHLDQQKQPSGSRWMIDVDPQETG
- the argS gene encoding arginine--tRNA ligase, with product MKETVSDLLQSALAALQSEGVLPADQSFAPQIGNTKDKSHGDYACNIALVAAKSAGCAPRKLAEALVANLPASAAVDKVEIAGPGFINFFMSTASAFGVVNTVLEQAENFGCNHSGKGEKVQVEFVSANPTGPLHVGHGRGAAIGDCICRLLDANGYQVTREFYYNDAGAQINNLGLSVQARVKGLTPDHESWPENGYRGDYITDVAEAYLAGKTITADDRSVTGQAEPDNLEAITNFAVAYLRREQDSDLKAFGVEFDVYFLESSLYNDGKVEATVKRLQENGYTYEDGGALWLKTTEFGDDKDRVMRKTDGGYTYFLPDVAYHLDKWQRGFSTVINEQGADHHSTVTRVRAGLQALNVGIPKGWPDYVLHQMVMVIRGGEEVKISKRAGSYVTLSDLIEEVGRDATRFFLAARRVDSQLTFDIDLARSQTNENPVYYIQYAHARICSVLRKLATEGVQRGRHECVGDLTLLTLDEEKELANQLAKYPELVASAAAQREPHTLSQYLRELAGLFHSYYNAHKVLIEDTALRDARISLYLAVRQVIENGLGLLGVSAPEEM
- a CDS encoding SPOR domain-containing protein yields the protein MPRDYARKSSPNQATTPRQKPGKPARPALTRAPKAAAPARAQHGSLSMKSVLALAAVGGFIGFIVYLNSLPGSDAPAKSATPTVQPAPAKAPALAKPEATKPNFHFYEMLPETEVMPSTVDEYTPGPGRPQVDYMLQSGSFRKAEDAERQRAEIAFQGLRAAVQKIDLEDGNVWYRVNVGPFTSRSHMNAAVDKLVSISIQPLVRKIPKKG
- the hslV gene encoding ATP-dependent protease subunit HslV translates to MTTILSVRRDDEVTMGGDGQVSLGNTVMKGNARKVRRLYNGQVLAGFAGGTADAFTLFERFEAQLEKHNGNLTRAAVELAKDWRSDRALRKLEALLAVADKTASLIITGNGDVIEPEMGLIAIGSGGPFAQASARALLENTNMSAREITEKGLIIAADICIYTNQNRTIEVLSAND